In one window of Xiphophorus hellerii strain 12219 chromosome 23, Xiphophorus_hellerii-4.1, whole genome shotgun sequence DNA:
- the pcdh10b gene encoding protocadherin-10b isoform X1, whose translation MYLFLFYPSALAFPVMIVVLIALCFTDGALSQIRYSVPEEAEHGTLVGNIAEDLGLDLTKLASRRFQVVPSSRTPYLEVNLENGVLFVNEKIDREQICKQSASCQLNMEVFLENPLELFRVEIEVVDINDNPPSFPETDITVEISESATPGTRFPLESAFDPDVGSNALRTYDITTNNYFYLDVQTQTDGNKFAELVLEKPLDREQQAAHRYVLTAVDGGQPPRTGTALLVVKVLDSNDNVPVFEQPVYTVSLSENVPVGTLVIQLNATDLDEGLNGEIVYSFSNHISSRVKELFGIDPRTGRIEVRGEVDFEESSLYQIFVQAKDLGPNAVPAHCKVLVKVADLNDNAPEITFSTVKESVSEKAAPGTVIALLSVTDRDAEENGQIHVEILGDVPFKLKSSFRNYFTIVTDGLLNREQADSYSVTVVARDKGTPSLASSKSIRVQVSDENDNAPTFTQSVYDVYVTENNVPGAYIHAVTALDPDIGQNALITYSILECDIQGMSVKTYVSINEETGYLYALRSFDYEQLKDFTFMVRAKDSGAPELSSNATVKVIIVDQNDNAPLVLAPLGKNGTAKEPLPRSAEPGYLVTRVVAMDADDGENARLSYSIQRGNDNGMFRMDWRTGELRTARRVSAKRDPHQQYDLVIEVRDHGQPPLSSSASILVMLVDSMAEGRGVGDKVGTSKAKDGALDLTLILIIALGSVSFIFLLVMIVLAVRCQKDKKLNIYTCLTSDCCLGCSSCCSRQGRSRKKKLSKADIMLVQSTVNVSGPGTAQVPVEESGSFGSHHQNQNYCYQVCLTPESAKTDLMFLKPCSPSRSTDTDHNPCGAIGSGYTDQQPDIISNGSILSNETKHQRTELSYLVERPRRVNSSAFQEADLVSSKDSGHGDSEQGDSDHDATNRGHSSGADLFSNCTEECKALGHSDRCWMPSFVPSDGRQGLDYRSNLHVPGMDSVPDTERGRGFASSFRVDIPETA comes from the exons atgtatttatttcttttttacccAAGTGCACTTGCTTTTCCGGTCATGATTGTGGTTTTGATAGCGCTGTGTTTTACGGATGGAGCGCTCTCTCAGATCCGCTACTCTGTCCCGGAGGAGGCAGAGCATGGCACGCTGGTGGGGAACATCGCTGAAGACCTGGGGCTGGACCTTACCAAACTGGCCTCCCGGCGATTCCAGGTAGTGCCTAGTTCCAGAACGCCATATCTGGAAGTGAACCTCGAGAACGGCGTCCTGTTCGTTAACGAGAAAATCGATAGGGAGCAAATCTGCAAGCAGAGTGCCAGCTGCCAGCTCAACATGGAGGTGTTCTTGGAGAACCCACTGGAGCTGTTCAGAGTCGAAATTGAAGTGGTGGACATTAACGACAACCCACCGAGCTTCCCGGAGACAGACATCACGGTGGAAATCTCAGAGAGCGCAACCCCTGGCACCCGGTTCCCTTTGGAGAGTGCGTTCGACCCGGACGTGGGCTCCAACGCGTTGCGCACATATGATATCACAACCAACAATTACTTTTACCTGGACGTGCAGACCCAAACCGACGGAAATAAATTTGCAGAACTTGTCCTGGAGAAGCCTCTGGACAGGGAGCAGCAGGCAGCGCACAGGTACGTGCTCACTGCGGTGGACGGCGGACAGCCTCCTCGGACTGGCACCGCGCTGCTGGTAGTCAAAGTGTTGGACTCTAACGATAATGTGCCCGTGTTTGAGCAGCCCGTCTACACGGTGAGTCTCTCGGAGAACGTACCGGTGGGCACGCTGGTCATCCAGCTGAACGCCACCGACCTAGATGAGGGACTGAACGGGGAAATAGTTTACTCCTTCAGCAACCACATCTCCAGTCGCGTTAAGGAGCTGTTCGGCATAGACCCGCGGACCGGACGCATCGAAGTCCGTGGGGAGGTGGATTTCGAAGAGAGCAGCCTCTATCAGATCTTTGTCCAGGCTAAGGACCTCGGGCCAAACGCCGTGCCCGCGCATTGTAAAGTGTTGGTCAAAGTGGCGGACTTGAACGACAACGCACCGGAAATCACCTTCAGCACTGTCAAGGAGTCGGTGAGTGAAAAAGCCGCTCCCGGTACCGTCATTGCCCTGTTAAGTGTGACGGACCGTGACGCAGAGGAGAACGGACAGATCCACGTGGAAATCCTGGGTGATGTACCGTTCAAATTAAAGTCCTCTTTCAGGAATTACTTCACCATAGTGACTGATGGGCTCCTGAACCGGGAGCAGGCAGACTCCTACTCCGTGACCGTGGTGGCGCGGGATAAAGGAACTCCTTCGCTGGCTTCTAGTAAGTCCATCCGCGTCCAGGTGTCAGATGAAAACGACAATGCGCCCACTTTCACTCAATCCGTTTATGATGTGTATGTGACAGAGAACAACGTACCAGGAGCGTACATCCACGCTGTAACGGCCCTGGACCCTGATATAGGGCAGAACGCTCTCATTACTTACTCCATCTTAGAGTGTGACATTCAGGGCATGTCAGTTAAAACCTATGTGTCTATCAACGAGGAGACAGGATACCTTTACGCACTCAGGTCTTTTGATTATGAGCAGCTAAAAGATTTCACCTTTATGGTCAGGGCCAAGGACTCCGGTGCCCCTGAGCTTTCCTCTAATGCAACTGTCAAAGTCATAATTGTTGATCAGAATGATAATGCGCCCCTGGTACTTGCGCCCCTGGGGAAAAATGGGACTGCGAAGGAGCCCCTTCCTCGCTCCGCTGAGCCAGGCTACCTGGTGACTCGTGTTGTGGCCATGGATGCAGATGATGGTGAGAATGCCCGCCTGTCCTACAGCATTCAGAGGGGTAACGACAACGGGATGTTTAGGATGGACTGGAGGACTGGTGAACTCAGGACCGCAAGGCGGGTGTCAGCTAAGCGAGACCCCCACCAGCAGTATGACCTGGTGATTGAGGTGAGAGACCATGGCCAGCCTCCATTGTCCTCCAGTGCCAGCATACTGGTGATGCTGGTAGACAGCATGGCTGAAGGCCGGGGTGTGGGAGACAAAGTGGGCACCAGCAAGGCCAAAGATGGTGCTTTGGACCTCACCCTCATCCTAATCATTGCCCTCGGTTCTGTgtccttcatcttcctccttgTGATGATTGTGCTGGCCGTGCGCTGCCAGAAGGACAAAAAGCTCAACATTTATACCTGCCTAACTAGTGACTGCTGTCTTGGATGCAGCTCCTGCTGCTCACGGCAGGGTAGATCCCGCAAGAAAAAGCTCAGCAAGGCGGACATCATGCTTGTGCAAAGCACTGTCAATGTCAGCGGGCCTGGAACGGCTCAAGTCCCTGTGGAGGAGTCTGGGAGCTTCGGCTCCCACCATCAAAACCAGAACTATTGCTATCAGGTATGTCTGACTCCAGAGTCTGCCAAAACTGACCTCATGTTCCTAAAGCCGTGTAGTCCATCTAGGAGCACAGACACCGATCACAACCCGTGTGGTGCCATAGGGTCAGGGTACACAGACCAGCAGCCTGACATCATATCAAACGGCAGCATTTTATCAAACGAG ACCAAACACCAGCGAACCGAACTCAGCTACCTGGTGGAGAGGCCGAGGCGTGTCAACAG CTCAGCATTCCAGGAGGCAGATCTGGTCAGCTCTAAAGACAGTGGCCACGGAGATAGCGAGCAAGGAGACAGTGACCACGATGCCACAAATCGAGGACATTCCTCTG GTGCTGATCTGTTTTCTAACTGCACAGAAGAGTGCAAGGCCCTGGGGCACTCTGATCGCTGCTGGATGCCCAGCTTTGTGCCCTCTGATGGGCGCCAGGGTCTAGACTACCGCAGCAACCTCCATGTTCCCGGCATGGACTCAGTCCCAGATACAGAG
- the pcdh10b gene encoding protocadherin-10b isoform X3 — protein MYLFLFYPSALAFPVMIVVLIALCFTDGALSQIRYSVPEEAEHGTLVGNIAEDLGLDLTKLASRRFQVVPSSRTPYLEVNLENGVLFVNEKIDREQICKQSASCQLNMEVFLENPLELFRVEIEVVDINDNPPSFPETDITVEISESATPGTRFPLESAFDPDVGSNALRTYDITTNNYFYLDVQTQTDGNKFAELVLEKPLDREQQAAHRYVLTAVDGGQPPRTGTALLVVKVLDSNDNVPVFEQPVYTVSLSENVPVGTLVIQLNATDLDEGLNGEIVYSFSNHISSRVKELFGIDPRTGRIEVRGEVDFEESSLYQIFVQAKDLGPNAVPAHCKVLVKVADLNDNAPEITFSTVKESVSEKAAPGTVIALLSVTDRDAEENGQIHVEILGDVPFKLKSSFRNYFTIVTDGLLNREQADSYSVTVVARDKGTPSLASSKSIRVQVSDENDNAPTFTQSVYDVYVTENNVPGAYIHAVTALDPDIGQNALITYSILECDIQGMSVKTYVSINEETGYLYALRSFDYEQLKDFTFMVRAKDSGAPELSSNATVKVIIVDQNDNAPLVLAPLGKNGTAKEPLPRSAEPGYLVTRVVAMDADDGENARLSYSIQRGNDNGMFRMDWRTGELRTARRVSAKRDPHQQYDLVIEVRDHGQPPLSSSASILVMLVDSMAEGRGVGDKVGTSKAKDGALDLTLILIIALGSVSFIFLLVMIVLAVRCQKDKKLNIYTCLTSDCCLGCSSCCSRQGRSRKKKLSKADIMLVQSTVNVSGPGTAQVPVEESGSFGSHHQNQNYCYQTKHQRTELSYLVERPRRVNSSAFQEADLVSSKDSGHGDSEQGDSDHDATNRGHSSGADLFSNCTEECKALGHSDRCWMPSFVPSDGRQGLDYRSNLHVPGMDSVPDTERGRGFASSFRVDIPETA, from the exons atgtatttatttcttttttacccAAGTGCACTTGCTTTTCCGGTCATGATTGTGGTTTTGATAGCGCTGTGTTTTACGGATGGAGCGCTCTCTCAGATCCGCTACTCTGTCCCGGAGGAGGCAGAGCATGGCACGCTGGTGGGGAACATCGCTGAAGACCTGGGGCTGGACCTTACCAAACTGGCCTCCCGGCGATTCCAGGTAGTGCCTAGTTCCAGAACGCCATATCTGGAAGTGAACCTCGAGAACGGCGTCCTGTTCGTTAACGAGAAAATCGATAGGGAGCAAATCTGCAAGCAGAGTGCCAGCTGCCAGCTCAACATGGAGGTGTTCTTGGAGAACCCACTGGAGCTGTTCAGAGTCGAAATTGAAGTGGTGGACATTAACGACAACCCACCGAGCTTCCCGGAGACAGACATCACGGTGGAAATCTCAGAGAGCGCAACCCCTGGCACCCGGTTCCCTTTGGAGAGTGCGTTCGACCCGGACGTGGGCTCCAACGCGTTGCGCACATATGATATCACAACCAACAATTACTTTTACCTGGACGTGCAGACCCAAACCGACGGAAATAAATTTGCAGAACTTGTCCTGGAGAAGCCTCTGGACAGGGAGCAGCAGGCAGCGCACAGGTACGTGCTCACTGCGGTGGACGGCGGACAGCCTCCTCGGACTGGCACCGCGCTGCTGGTAGTCAAAGTGTTGGACTCTAACGATAATGTGCCCGTGTTTGAGCAGCCCGTCTACACGGTGAGTCTCTCGGAGAACGTACCGGTGGGCACGCTGGTCATCCAGCTGAACGCCACCGACCTAGATGAGGGACTGAACGGGGAAATAGTTTACTCCTTCAGCAACCACATCTCCAGTCGCGTTAAGGAGCTGTTCGGCATAGACCCGCGGACCGGACGCATCGAAGTCCGTGGGGAGGTGGATTTCGAAGAGAGCAGCCTCTATCAGATCTTTGTCCAGGCTAAGGACCTCGGGCCAAACGCCGTGCCCGCGCATTGTAAAGTGTTGGTCAAAGTGGCGGACTTGAACGACAACGCACCGGAAATCACCTTCAGCACTGTCAAGGAGTCGGTGAGTGAAAAAGCCGCTCCCGGTACCGTCATTGCCCTGTTAAGTGTGACGGACCGTGACGCAGAGGAGAACGGACAGATCCACGTGGAAATCCTGGGTGATGTACCGTTCAAATTAAAGTCCTCTTTCAGGAATTACTTCACCATAGTGACTGATGGGCTCCTGAACCGGGAGCAGGCAGACTCCTACTCCGTGACCGTGGTGGCGCGGGATAAAGGAACTCCTTCGCTGGCTTCTAGTAAGTCCATCCGCGTCCAGGTGTCAGATGAAAACGACAATGCGCCCACTTTCACTCAATCCGTTTATGATGTGTATGTGACAGAGAACAACGTACCAGGAGCGTACATCCACGCTGTAACGGCCCTGGACCCTGATATAGGGCAGAACGCTCTCATTACTTACTCCATCTTAGAGTGTGACATTCAGGGCATGTCAGTTAAAACCTATGTGTCTATCAACGAGGAGACAGGATACCTTTACGCACTCAGGTCTTTTGATTATGAGCAGCTAAAAGATTTCACCTTTATGGTCAGGGCCAAGGACTCCGGTGCCCCTGAGCTTTCCTCTAATGCAACTGTCAAAGTCATAATTGTTGATCAGAATGATAATGCGCCCCTGGTACTTGCGCCCCTGGGGAAAAATGGGACTGCGAAGGAGCCCCTTCCTCGCTCCGCTGAGCCAGGCTACCTGGTGACTCGTGTTGTGGCCATGGATGCAGATGATGGTGAGAATGCCCGCCTGTCCTACAGCATTCAGAGGGGTAACGACAACGGGATGTTTAGGATGGACTGGAGGACTGGTGAACTCAGGACCGCAAGGCGGGTGTCAGCTAAGCGAGACCCCCACCAGCAGTATGACCTGGTGATTGAGGTGAGAGACCATGGCCAGCCTCCATTGTCCTCCAGTGCCAGCATACTGGTGATGCTGGTAGACAGCATGGCTGAAGGCCGGGGTGTGGGAGACAAAGTGGGCACCAGCAAGGCCAAAGATGGTGCTTTGGACCTCACCCTCATCCTAATCATTGCCCTCGGTTCTGTgtccttcatcttcctccttgTGATGATTGTGCTGGCCGTGCGCTGCCAGAAGGACAAAAAGCTCAACATTTATACCTGCCTAACTAGTGACTGCTGTCTTGGATGCAGCTCCTGCTGCTCACGGCAGGGTAGATCCCGCAAGAAAAAGCTCAGCAAGGCGGACATCATGCTTGTGCAAAGCACTGTCAATGTCAGCGGGCCTGGAACGGCTCAAGTCCCTGTGGAGGAGTCTGGGAGCTTCGGCTCCCACCATCAAAACCAGAACTATTGCTATCAG ACCAAACACCAGCGAACCGAACTCAGCTACCTGGTGGAGAGGCCGAGGCGTGTCAACAG CTCAGCATTCCAGGAGGCAGATCTGGTCAGCTCTAAAGACAGTGGCCACGGAGATAGCGAGCAAGGAGACAGTGACCACGATGCCACAAATCGAGGACATTCCTCTG GTGCTGATCTGTTTTCTAACTGCACAGAAGAGTGCAAGGCCCTGGGGCACTCTGATCGCTGCTGGATGCCCAGCTTTGTGCCCTCTGATGGGCGCCAGGGTCTAGACTACCGCAGCAACCTCCATGTTCCCGGCATGGACTCAGTCCCAGATACAGAG
- the pcdh10b gene encoding protocadherin-10b isoform X2 has protein sequence MYLFLFYPSALAFPVMIVVLIALCFTDGALSQIRYSVPEEAEHGTLVGNIAEDLGLDLTKLASRRFQVVPSSRTPYLEVNLENGVLFVNEKIDREQICKQSASCQLNMEVFLENPLELFRVEIEVVDINDNPPSFPETDITVEISESATPGTRFPLESAFDPDVGSNALRTYDITTNNYFYLDVQTQTDGNKFAELVLEKPLDREQQAAHRYVLTAVDGGQPPRTGTALLVVKVLDSNDNVPVFEQPVYTVSLSENVPVGTLVIQLNATDLDEGLNGEIVYSFSNHISSRVKELFGIDPRTGRIEVRGEVDFEESSLYQIFVQAKDLGPNAVPAHCKVLVKVADLNDNAPEITFSTVKESVSEKAAPGTVIALLSVTDRDAEENGQIHVEILGDVPFKLKSSFRNYFTIVTDGLLNREQADSYSVTVVARDKGTPSLASSKSIRVQVSDENDNAPTFTQSVYDVYVTENNVPGAYIHAVTALDPDIGQNALITYSILECDIQGMSVKTYVSINEETGYLYALRSFDYEQLKDFTFMVRAKDSGAPELSSNATVKVIIVDQNDNAPLVLAPLGKNGTAKEPLPRSAEPGYLVTRVVAMDADDGENARLSYSIQRGNDNGMFRMDWRTGELRTARRVSAKRDPHQQYDLVIEVRDHGQPPLSSSASILVMLVDSMAEGRGVGDKVGTSKAKDGALDLTLILIIALGSVSFIFLLVMIVLAVRCQKDKKLNIYTCLTSDCCLGCSSCCSRQGRSRKKKLSKADIMLVQSTVNVSGPGTAQVPVEESGSFGSHHQNQNYCYQVCLTPESAKTDLMFLKPCSPSRSTDTDHNPCGAIGSGYTDQQPDIISNGSILSNETKHQRTELSYLVERPRRVNSSAFQEADLVSSKDSGHGDSEQGDSDHDATNRGHSSGADLFSNCTEECKALGHSDRCWMPSFVPSDGRQGLDYRSNLHVPGMDSVPDTEMTGHISQ, from the exons atgtatttatttcttttttacccAAGTGCACTTGCTTTTCCGGTCATGATTGTGGTTTTGATAGCGCTGTGTTTTACGGATGGAGCGCTCTCTCAGATCCGCTACTCTGTCCCGGAGGAGGCAGAGCATGGCACGCTGGTGGGGAACATCGCTGAAGACCTGGGGCTGGACCTTACCAAACTGGCCTCCCGGCGATTCCAGGTAGTGCCTAGTTCCAGAACGCCATATCTGGAAGTGAACCTCGAGAACGGCGTCCTGTTCGTTAACGAGAAAATCGATAGGGAGCAAATCTGCAAGCAGAGTGCCAGCTGCCAGCTCAACATGGAGGTGTTCTTGGAGAACCCACTGGAGCTGTTCAGAGTCGAAATTGAAGTGGTGGACATTAACGACAACCCACCGAGCTTCCCGGAGACAGACATCACGGTGGAAATCTCAGAGAGCGCAACCCCTGGCACCCGGTTCCCTTTGGAGAGTGCGTTCGACCCGGACGTGGGCTCCAACGCGTTGCGCACATATGATATCACAACCAACAATTACTTTTACCTGGACGTGCAGACCCAAACCGACGGAAATAAATTTGCAGAACTTGTCCTGGAGAAGCCTCTGGACAGGGAGCAGCAGGCAGCGCACAGGTACGTGCTCACTGCGGTGGACGGCGGACAGCCTCCTCGGACTGGCACCGCGCTGCTGGTAGTCAAAGTGTTGGACTCTAACGATAATGTGCCCGTGTTTGAGCAGCCCGTCTACACGGTGAGTCTCTCGGAGAACGTACCGGTGGGCACGCTGGTCATCCAGCTGAACGCCACCGACCTAGATGAGGGACTGAACGGGGAAATAGTTTACTCCTTCAGCAACCACATCTCCAGTCGCGTTAAGGAGCTGTTCGGCATAGACCCGCGGACCGGACGCATCGAAGTCCGTGGGGAGGTGGATTTCGAAGAGAGCAGCCTCTATCAGATCTTTGTCCAGGCTAAGGACCTCGGGCCAAACGCCGTGCCCGCGCATTGTAAAGTGTTGGTCAAAGTGGCGGACTTGAACGACAACGCACCGGAAATCACCTTCAGCACTGTCAAGGAGTCGGTGAGTGAAAAAGCCGCTCCCGGTACCGTCATTGCCCTGTTAAGTGTGACGGACCGTGACGCAGAGGAGAACGGACAGATCCACGTGGAAATCCTGGGTGATGTACCGTTCAAATTAAAGTCCTCTTTCAGGAATTACTTCACCATAGTGACTGATGGGCTCCTGAACCGGGAGCAGGCAGACTCCTACTCCGTGACCGTGGTGGCGCGGGATAAAGGAACTCCTTCGCTGGCTTCTAGTAAGTCCATCCGCGTCCAGGTGTCAGATGAAAACGACAATGCGCCCACTTTCACTCAATCCGTTTATGATGTGTATGTGACAGAGAACAACGTACCAGGAGCGTACATCCACGCTGTAACGGCCCTGGACCCTGATATAGGGCAGAACGCTCTCATTACTTACTCCATCTTAGAGTGTGACATTCAGGGCATGTCAGTTAAAACCTATGTGTCTATCAACGAGGAGACAGGATACCTTTACGCACTCAGGTCTTTTGATTATGAGCAGCTAAAAGATTTCACCTTTATGGTCAGGGCCAAGGACTCCGGTGCCCCTGAGCTTTCCTCTAATGCAACTGTCAAAGTCATAATTGTTGATCAGAATGATAATGCGCCCCTGGTACTTGCGCCCCTGGGGAAAAATGGGACTGCGAAGGAGCCCCTTCCTCGCTCCGCTGAGCCAGGCTACCTGGTGACTCGTGTTGTGGCCATGGATGCAGATGATGGTGAGAATGCCCGCCTGTCCTACAGCATTCAGAGGGGTAACGACAACGGGATGTTTAGGATGGACTGGAGGACTGGTGAACTCAGGACCGCAAGGCGGGTGTCAGCTAAGCGAGACCCCCACCAGCAGTATGACCTGGTGATTGAGGTGAGAGACCATGGCCAGCCTCCATTGTCCTCCAGTGCCAGCATACTGGTGATGCTGGTAGACAGCATGGCTGAAGGCCGGGGTGTGGGAGACAAAGTGGGCACCAGCAAGGCCAAAGATGGTGCTTTGGACCTCACCCTCATCCTAATCATTGCCCTCGGTTCTGTgtccttcatcttcctccttgTGATGATTGTGCTGGCCGTGCGCTGCCAGAAGGACAAAAAGCTCAACATTTATACCTGCCTAACTAGTGACTGCTGTCTTGGATGCAGCTCCTGCTGCTCACGGCAGGGTAGATCCCGCAAGAAAAAGCTCAGCAAGGCGGACATCATGCTTGTGCAAAGCACTGTCAATGTCAGCGGGCCTGGAACGGCTCAAGTCCCTGTGGAGGAGTCTGGGAGCTTCGGCTCCCACCATCAAAACCAGAACTATTGCTATCAGGTATGTCTGACTCCAGAGTCTGCCAAAACTGACCTCATGTTCCTAAAGCCGTGTAGTCCATCTAGGAGCACAGACACCGATCACAACCCGTGTGGTGCCATAGGGTCAGGGTACACAGACCAGCAGCCTGACATCATATCAAACGGCAGCATTTTATCAAACGAG ACCAAACACCAGCGAACCGAACTCAGCTACCTGGTGGAGAGGCCGAGGCGTGTCAACAG CTCAGCATTCCAGGAGGCAGATCTGGTCAGCTCTAAAGACAGTGGCCACGGAGATAGCGAGCAAGGAGACAGTGACCACGATGCCACAAATCGAGGACATTCCTCTG GTGCTGATCTGTTTTCTAACTGCACAGAAGAGTGCAAGGCCCTGGGGCACTCTGATCGCTGCTGGATGCCCAGCTTTGTGCCCTCTGATGGGCGCCAGGGTCTAGACTACCGCAGCAACCTCCATGTTCCCGGCATGGACTCAGTCCCAGATACAGAG